From the Phreatobacter oligotrophus genome, one window contains:
- a CDS encoding endo-1,4-beta-xylanase, with translation MLSRRETILSALRATTGFALAASSPFGTLMAGEAAAQPAARTRLPLGAAVRDDPLEKEADYRDAIIRHCSQIVGEGGLKWYDLRPSRERFVYDRPDRQLAFATANGMTLRGHTLVWYGAMPDWTKSISSAAEAEREMVGHIEQVMGRYRGRIKSWDVVNEAIPDEPASRSDIRPSIWQQRLGESHIALALRTAARVDPQAQLVINEYDIEFVGPRFRRKREAFLRLLRDLKLRNVPLHAVGLQGHLRAEIPIDKEGLSAFIAECQTMGLQVLVTELDVVDEKLPGPPEVRDILAASRVYDFLDAVRAGSPIDSILTWGITDRYTWVPLYFKRADGLENRPLPLDRDYRPKPMLRVIEHFLRDRR, from the coding sequence ATGCTGTCCCGTCGCGAAACGATCCTGTCCGCGTTGCGCGCCACCACCGGCTTTGCCTTGGCGGCGTCGTCCCCCTTCGGGACGCTGATGGCCGGCGAGGCCGCAGCCCAGCCCGCAGCGCGGACGCGTCTGCCCCTCGGTGCCGCGGTGCGCGACGATCCGCTGGAGAAAGAGGCGGACTACCGCGACGCCATCATCCGCCATTGCAGCCAGATCGTCGGCGAGGGCGGTCTCAAATGGTACGACCTGCGCCCGAGCCGAGAGCGCTTCGTCTACGACCGCCCCGACCGCCAGCTCGCCTTCGCCACCGCCAATGGCATGACGCTGCGTGGCCATACGCTCGTCTGGTACGGCGCCATGCCCGACTGGACCAAGTCCATCTCCTCGGCCGCCGAGGCCGAGCGCGAGATGGTCGGCCACATCGAGCAGGTGATGGGCCGCTATCGCGGGCGCATCAAGAGCTGGGACGTGGTCAACGAGGCCATTCCCGACGAGCCGGCGAGCCGCTCCGACATCCGCCCGTCGATCTGGCAGCAGCGCCTCGGCGAGAGCCACATCGCGCTTGCCCTGCGCACCGCCGCGCGGGTCGACCCGCAGGCCCAGCTCGTCATCAACGAATACGACATCGAATTCGTCGGACCCCGCTTCCGCCGCAAGCGCGAGGCCTTCCTGCGCCTGCTGCGCGACCTCAAGCTGCGCAACGTGCCGCTCCATGCCGTCGGGCTGCAGGGGCACCTGCGCGCCGAGATCCCCATCGACAAGGAAGGGCTGTCGGCCTTCATTGCGGAATGCCAGACCATGGGTCTCCAGGTCCTCGTCACGGAGCTCGATGTCGTCGACGAGAAGCTGCCCGGCCCGCCGGAGGTGCGCGACATTCTCGCCGCCTCGCGCGTCTATGACTTCCTCGACGCGGTGCGCGCGGGCTCGCCGATCGACTCCATCCTCACCTGGGGCATCACCGACCGCTACACCTGGGTTCCGCTCTATTTCAAACGGGCCGATGGCCTGGAGAACCGGCCCTTGCCCCTCGACCGCGACTATCGGCCGAAGCCCATGCTGCGGGTGATCGAGCATTTCCTGCGGGACCGCCGCTGA
- a CDS encoding GumC family protein — protein sequence MYDDGRPDKPAPAPAAAAPRPTAAPAGLIGEVMRYWLAIVVLAIIGGILAYGASRIMTPRFVSTAQIFVDPRGLQVFDNELTPRQQDSNTAINFVESQARIVTSQSVLSRVIDSERLTEDPEFNGQGGASWAVGLLKSIGMGRTAEESLEQRERLALNALYDRVIVRRPERTFVIEVTVRAADPDKAARLANAVAHAYIDSQTAARADAARRATQSLTNRLDELRSRVRNAEERVEDFRRRNGLFGTRTQLVSEQQLTEANTQLAQAQARVSEAQARQEQIQASLRVASQAGALPEAVLSPTIAALRGQQAEARRRLADVQTEFGPRHPVVRNAQAQVSDLERAIMEELGRIAQAARADLDRARSAEAAQRRLVDDLSRQTSDAGQAFVQLRELQREVDVNRNLLQAFLARSRETSELERVDTNNARIITVAQPPRDRVFPPRGVVMALAGLVLGGGLGVGLALLAALLRGGSGPAPTRRRAAEPVTRAPLARLVQ from the coding sequence ATGTATGACGACGGTCGTCCGGATAAGCCCGCCCCCGCTCCCGCTGCTGCCGCCCCGCGGCCGACGGCCGCCCCTGCCGGCCTGATCGGCGAGGTGATGCGCTACTGGCTCGCCATCGTGGTGCTCGCCATCATCGGCGGCATCCTCGCCTATGGTGCCTCGCGCATCATGACGCCGCGCTTCGTCTCGACGGCGCAGATCTTCGTCGATCCCCGCGGTCTGCAGGTCTTCGACAACGAGCTGACCCCCCGCCAGCAGGATTCCAACACCGCCATCAATTTCGTCGAGAGCCAGGCGCGCATCGTCACCTCGCAGAGCGTGCTCTCGCGGGTGATCGACAGCGAGCGGCTGACCGAGGATCCCGAGTTCAACGGCCAGGGCGGCGCGTCCTGGGCCGTCGGCCTGCTCAAGTCCATCGGCATGGGCCGCACGGCTGAGGAAAGCCTCGAGCAGCGCGAGCGCCTGGCGCTCAATGCGCTCTATGACCGCGTCATCGTCCGCCGGCCCGAGCGCACCTTCGTCATCGAGGTGACGGTCCGCGCCGCCGATCCTGACAAGGCCGCGCGCCTCGCCAATGCGGTCGCCCACGCCTATATCGACAGCCAGACCGCGGCCCGGGCGGATGCGGCCCGTCGCGCAACGCAGTCGCTGACCAACCGTCTCGATGAACTGCGCAGCCGGGTCCGCAATGCCGAGGAGCGGGTGGAGGACTTCCGCCGCCGCAACGGCCTGTTCGGCACCCGCACGCAGCTCGTGTCGGAGCAGCAGCTAACCGAAGCCAATACCCAGCTCGCCCAGGCCCAGGCCCGCGTCTCCGAGGCCCAGGCCCGCCAGGAGCAGATCCAGGCCTCGCTGCGTGTCGCCAGCCAGGCCGGCGCGCTGCCCGAAGCCGTTCTCTCGCCGACGATCGCCGCCCTGCGTGGCCAGCAGGCCGAGGCGCGCCGCCGCCTCGCCGATGTCCAGACCGAGTTCGGTCCGCGCCATCCGGTCGTCCGCAACGCCCAGGCGCAGGTCTCCGATCTCGAGCGCGCCATCATGGAGGAACTGGGCCGTATCGCGCAGGCCGCGCGCGCCGATCTCGATCGCGCCCGCTCGGCCGAGGCCGCCCAGCGCCGCCTTGTCGATGACCTGTCGCGCCAGACCTCGGATGCCGGCCAGGCCTTCGTCCAGCTGCGCGAATTACAGCGCGAGGTCGACGTGAACCGGAACCTGCTCCAGGCCTTCCTCGCCCGCTCCCGCGAGACGAGCGAGCTGGAGCGCGTCGACACCAACAATGCCCGCATCATCACGGTCGCCCAGCCGCCGCGGGATCGCGTCTTCCCGCCGCGCGGCGTGGTCATGGCCCTGGCCGGCCTGGTGCTCGGCGGCGGTCTCGGCGTCGGCCTTGCCCTCCTCGCGGCCCTGCTGCGCGGCGGTTCGGGCCCGGCGCCCACCCGTCGCCGTGCGGCCGAGCCGGTGACGCGGGCCCCGCTGGCCAGGCTCGTCCAGTGA
- a CDS encoding TMEM43 family protein translates to MSMDDNGGWNAGPADTSTETTADGDSTTEQVGFLERLWQSITGILIGLALVAATVWGIFWNEGRAIGTTRALNEGAGVTVTVPATRVDPANEGKLVHVSGDLRSNGTLADADFGISSTAVRLVRKVEMYQWKEEQRTETRSNAGGSQTRTTTYEYSRVWSDRPIDSSRFRRRDGHENPAMPVTGRSQTAPNATLGAFRAESRVIGLFGSGSEQKLEVTDAQLTAFQRRLGAQARLNDGGVYVGYDAASPVIGDIRITYTLLPEGAATVVARQVGQGFGPYQASNGREVFLGEMGAKSAQELYKHAHEANNILTWILRAVALLVMWIGFNLILRPFVVLADVIPLLGSAMAAGAGIVALALTLVVALPTFAIAWFWHRPVLSIVLIVAGLAGAYGLKLLGERRRAAAPRPAVAPAPTGLGGQQAWPPQAAAPQGWQQQQAPAPQGWGQPAPQQPSGFLNVPQGLRPGQQ, encoded by the coding sequence ATGTCCATGGACGACAATGGCGGCTGGAACGCCGGACCGGCGGACACCAGCACCGAGACCACCGCCGACGGCGACAGCACGACTGAACAGGTCGGCTTTCTCGAGCGCCTGTGGCAGTCGATCACCGGCATTCTGATCGGCCTCGCGCTTGTTGCGGCGACGGTCTGGGGCATCTTCTGGAACGAGGGCCGCGCCATCGGCACCACCCGCGCGCTGAATGAGGGCGCCGGCGTCACCGTCACCGTGCCCGCCACCCGCGTCGATCCCGCCAACGAGGGCAAGCTCGTCCATGTGAGCGGCGACCTCCGGTCGAACGGAACGCTTGCCGATGCCGATTTCGGCATTTCGTCCACCGCCGTGCGCCTCGTCCGCAAGGTCGAGATGTACCAGTGGAAGGAGGAGCAGCGGACCGAGACGCGCAGCAATGCCGGCGGATCGCAGACCCGCACCACAACTTACGAATATTCCCGCGTCTGGTCGGACCGTCCGATCGATTCGAGCCGCTTCCGCCGCCGCGATGGCCACGAGAACCCGGCCATGCCGGTCACCGGTCGCAGCCAGACCGCGCCGAATGCGACCCTGGGCGCTTTCCGCGCCGAGAGCCGGGTCATCGGCCTGTTCGGCTCTGGTTCGGAGCAGAAGCTCGAGGTGACCGACGCCCAGCTCACCGCCTTCCAGCGCCGCCTCGGCGCGCAGGCGCGGCTGAACGACGGCGGGGTCTATGTCGGCTATGACGCCGCCAGCCCGGTGATCGGCGACATCCGCATCACCTACACCCTCCTGCCGGAGGGCGCGGCCACGGTCGTCGCCCGCCAGGTGGGCCAGGGCTTCGGTCCCTACCAGGCCTCCAATGGCCGCGAGGTCTTCCTCGGCGAGATGGGGGCGAAGAGCGCGCAGGAGCTCTACAAGCACGCCCATGAGGCCAACAACATCCTCACCTGGATCCTGCGGGCCGTGGCGCTTCTGGTCATGTGGATCGGCTTCAACCTGATCCTGCGGCCCTTCGTGGTGCTCGCCGATGTCATCCCGCTGCTTGGCTCCGCCATGGCCGCCGGCGCCGGCATTGTCGCCCTCGCGCTGACCCTGGTGGTCGCCCTGCCGACCTTCGCCATCGCCTGGTTCTGGCACCGGCCGGTCCTCTCCATCGTGCTGATCGTTGCGGGCCTTGCCGGCGCCTATGGCCTCAAGCTCCTCGGCGAGCGCCGGCGGGCCGCCGCCCCGCGCCCGGCCGTGGCTCCGGCGCCGACCGGTCTCGGTGGCCAGCAGGCATGGCCGCCGCAGGCTGCCGCGCCGCAGGGCTGGCAGCAGCAGCAGGCGCCGGCGCCCCAGGGCTGGGGTCAGCCCGCGCCCCAGCAGCCCTCCGGCTTCCTCAACGTGCCGCAGGGCCTGAGGCCTGGCCAGCAGTGA
- a CDS encoding glycosyltransferase produces the protein MSPDETSATRPLGTVRSPLLEAAAVRAVVVVPTFRRPAMLDETLASLAAQRTSRAFAVVVVENEASGREGLAVAARWLAGGALRGEAIVETSQGNVHAINAGFAHALASFPAATHVLMIDDDEVASPDWLELMVAAAEREDADVVGGPVVPRFQADAPSVLRRHPVFWPSHHRTGAVPMIYGTGNCLMHRRVFERLGARPLDPRFNFLGGGDMDFFTRCRLAGFRSWWVEEALITETVPAERARIAWVMKRGLRIGSINRAVDLKRSGEAGRWKIVAKDLAIVPLAFVRATVTLLRTGNPVVAAHPLAVSAGRIGAWFGVEQQPYKAGATT, from the coding sequence ATGTCCCCCGACGAGACATCCGCCACGCGACCCTTGGGCACCGTGCGCAGCCCGCTCCTCGAAGCCGCGGCCGTCCGCGCGGTCGTCGTGGTGCCGACCTTCCGGCGCCCGGCCATGCTCGACGAGACGCTGGCCTCGCTGGCCGCCCAGCGGACGAGCCGCGCCTTCGCGGTCGTCGTGGTGGAGAACGAAGCTTCTGGCCGCGAAGGCCTTGCCGTCGCCGCCCGCTGGCTCGCCGGCGGCGCCCTCAGGGGCGAAGCGATCGTTGAAACCTCACAGGGTAATGTCCACGCGATCAATGCCGGCTTCGCCCATGCTCTCGCCAGCTTCCCCGCAGCGACACATGTCCTGATGATCGACGACGACGAGGTCGCGAGCCCCGATTGGCTGGAGCTGATGGTCGCTGCCGCCGAGCGCGAGGATGCCGATGTCGTCGGTGGTCCGGTCGTTCCGCGGTTCCAGGCCGACGCGCCTTCGGTCCTGCGCCGTCATCCCGTCTTCTGGCCGAGCCACCATCGCACCGGCGCGGTGCCGATGATCTACGGCACCGGCAATTGCCTGATGCACCGGCGCGTTTTCGAACGCCTCGGCGCAAGGCCGCTTGATCCCCGCTTCAACTTCCTGGGCGGCGGCGACATGGACTTCTTCACCCGCTGTCGCCTGGCCGGCTTCCGCTCCTGGTGGGTGGAGGAGGCGCTGATCACCGAGACCGTTCCGGCCGAGCGCGCCCGCATCGCATGGGTCATGAAGCGGGGCCTGCGCATTGGTTCGATCAACCGCGCAGTGGACCTCAAGCGCTCCGGCGAGGCAGGCCGCTGGAAGATCGTCGCCAAGGACCTTGCCATCGTGCCGCTGGCCTTTGTCCGGGCCACGGTGACGCTGCTGCGCACCGGCAACCCGGTGGTCGCGGCCCATCCGCTCGCCGTCTCGGCCGGGCGGATCGGAGCCTGGTTCGGTGTCGAGCAACAGCCCTACAAGGCCGGAGCCACCACGTGA
- a CDS encoding polysaccharide deacetylase family protein: MTQTETTTPVRTATQTAPIGPDDATAARDGGLLARVSHAVGRRIAFRTGDVRPARPILSITFDDFPRSASVEGSRILEAHGVRGTFYVASGLFDRHSDLWTVAGADAVVDLSSRGHEMALHGHAHRPAAAMTAGAFAADLAANRAALRRLVPGRSNESYAYPYGICGLPQKRWLSQTVRASRSVMAGINLGRTDLDFLKSVEISERSLAAVPMEAWLDRLVRDGGWLVLFTHDVCDNPTPYGTTARILEAAVAGALDRDIAIMPVAEALDACGIA; encoded by the coding sequence GTGACGCAAACTGAAACGACGACGCCGGTCCGAACAGCCACGCAGACAGCGCCCATCGGCCCCGACGACGCCACCGCGGCCCGCGACGGCGGCCTTCTCGCGCGCGTCAGTCATGCGGTGGGCCGACGCATCGCCTTCCGCACCGGCGACGTCCGGCCGGCGAGACCCATCCTCTCCATCACCTTCGATGACTTCCCGCGCTCGGCCAGCGTCGAGGGGAGCCGCATCCTCGAGGCCCACGGGGTCCGTGGCACCTTCTATGTCGCCTCCGGCCTGTTCGACCGTCACAGCGACCTTTGGACCGTGGCGGGCGCCGATGCGGTCGTCGACCTCTCCTCGCGCGGGCACGAGATGGCGCTGCATGGCCACGCCCATCGCCCGGCCGCGGCGATGACGGCGGGCGCCTTCGCCGCCGATCTGGCCGCCAATCGGGCGGCCCTGCGCCGGCTCGTCCCGGGCCGTTCCAACGAATCCTACGCCTACCCCTATGGAATCTGCGGCCTGCCGCAAAAGCGCTGGCTGTCGCAAACGGTGAGGGCCAGCCGCTCGGTCATGGCCGGCATCAATTTGGGACGCACCGATCTCGATTTCCTGAAGTCGGTGGAGATCAGCGAGCGGTCGCTGGCCGCTGTCCCGATGGAGGCCTGGCTCGACCGCCTGGTGCGGGACGGCGGCTGGCTCGTGCTCTTCACCCACGACGTCTGCGACAACCCGACCCCCTACGGGACGACGGCGCGGATCCTCGAGGCGGCGGTCGCCGGCGCGCTCGACCGCGACATCGCCATCATGCCGGTGGCAGAGGCCCTCGACGCGTGTGGCATCGCTTGA
- a CDS encoding quinone oxidoreductase family protein yields the protein MVKAIRIHKPGGPDAMVYEDVQLKPPGPGEAYVRHTAIGVNFIDVYFRSGLYKLPALPHGIGMEAAGIVEAVGPGVTEVAFGDRVAYAGGPPGSYAEKRLIPAAQLVKIPKAIDDKTAAAIMLQGMTARYLLKETHPVKKGDTILVHAAAGGMGLWLCQWAKALGCTVIGTTSSEEKAALAKKNGCKFPIIYTQEDFVAKVMEITGGKGVQVVYDGVGKDTFAKSLECLAVRGHLVLFGTASGAPDPFPPTALAAKSASLTRPGLYHYIATRKELLANAKDVFAVVADGTVKIQKPQEYMLKDAARAHKDLAGRKTTGSIILLP from the coding sequence ATGGTGAAGGCGATCCGCATCCACAAACCCGGAGGGCCGGATGCGATGGTCTATGAGGACGTCCAGCTGAAGCCGCCGGGACCGGGCGAGGCCTATGTGCGTCACACCGCGATCGGCGTGAACTTCATCGACGTCTATTTCCGCAGTGGCCTCTACAAGCTCCCGGCCCTTCCCCATGGCATCGGCATGGAGGCGGCTGGCATCGTCGAGGCCGTCGGGCCGGGCGTGACCGAAGTCGCCTTCGGCGATCGCGTCGCCTATGCGGGCGGGCCTCCCGGCTCCTATGCGGAGAAGCGGCTCATTCCGGCCGCCCAGCTCGTCAAGATCCCCAAGGCCATCGACGACAAGACGGCGGCGGCGATCATGCTGCAGGGCATGACGGCGCGCTATCTCCTGAAGGAGACCCATCCGGTCAAGAAGGGCGACACGATCCTCGTCCATGCGGCGGCCGGCGGCATGGGCCTGTGGCTCTGCCAGTGGGCCAAGGCGCTCGGCTGCACCGTCATCGGCACCACCTCCAGCGAGGAGAAGGCGGCGCTCGCCAAGAAGAACGGCTGCAAGTTCCCGATCATCTACACGCAGGAGGATTTCGTCGCGAAGGTGATGGAGATCACCGGCGGCAAGGGCGTGCAGGTGGTCTATGACGGCGTCGGCAAGGACACCTTCGCCAAGTCGCTGGAATGCCTCGCCGTGCGCGGCCATCTCGTGCTGTTCGGCACGGCCTCCGGCGCGCCGGACCCATTCCCGCCGACGGCACTGGCGGCGAAATCCGCCTCGCTGACCCGCCCGGGCCTCTACCACTACATCGCCACCCGCAAGGAGCTCCTCGCCAATGCGAAGGACGTCTTCGCCGTGGTGGCGGACGGCACGGTGAAGATCCAGAAGCCGCAGGAATACATGCTCAAGGACGCCGCCAGGGCCCACAAGGACCTCGCCGGCCGCAAGACCACGGGCTCCATCATCCTGCTGCCCTGA
- a CDS encoding O-antigen ligase family protein — protein MSVFTDTRLIRLPADELAELMRWGRLAVFAGTLLLAWITLEPFADLTNTDVLELATGRDGATYLAYGLLAAAGTAIVLLTQPRLLASLLHPLWILLGAWLCVTVVTSADPNLSMKRLVLFFLLALLCATLFLMPRGRKQMALLLVVAAAVVTVLSLVGVALMPELSIHQATDVGEPQLAGDWRGVFAHKNTTGAIFAMIIFMMIFAIRAGHGLAAGPVLAASVLIVAMSGAKSSTMLFVGAMLIAILVQRIRSGLVIGAIAFAPLVVLSVLGPGSVVSDAIASVVQKLPFDATFTGRADIWELALEKIAERPLTGWGYQAYWALESTRFGQEDTTQWAGHAAHAHNGYIDAALNMGLPGLALTLVVFVIMPLRNYLVARRGGADPALLLMLLQIWLFGVYLSVMESFMYLRFHPTWITFLFAVFGLHYLARRPHVAP, from the coding sequence GTGAGCGTCTTCACCGACACGCGCCTCATTCGCCTGCCAGCGGACGAACTCGCCGAGTTGATGCGCTGGGGCCGCCTCGCGGTCTTTGCCGGCACGCTGCTCCTCGCCTGGATCACGCTCGAGCCTTTCGCCGACTTGACGAACACCGACGTCCTCGAGCTCGCCACGGGCCGCGACGGCGCGACCTACCTCGCCTATGGCCTGCTCGCGGCAGCCGGCACGGCCATCGTCCTGTTGACCCAGCCGCGGCTGCTGGCGAGCCTCCTCCATCCGCTGTGGATCCTGCTCGGCGCCTGGCTCTGCGTGACCGTCGTCACTTCGGCGGATCCGAACCTGTCGATGAAGCGGCTGGTCCTCTTCTTCCTGCTGGCGTTGCTCTGCGCGACGCTGTTCCTGATGCCGCGGGGCCGCAAGCAGATGGCGCTGCTGCTGGTGGTCGCCGCCGCCGTGGTGACGGTGCTCTCGCTGGTCGGCGTGGCGCTGATGCCGGAACTCTCGATCCACCAGGCGACCGATGTCGGCGAGCCGCAGCTCGCGGGCGACTGGCGCGGCGTCTTCGCCCACAAGAACACCACCGGCGCCATCTTCGCGATGATCATCTTCATGATGATCTTCGCCATCCGCGCCGGCCATGGGCTGGCGGCCGGGCCGGTGCTGGCCGCCTCCGTGCTGATCGTTGCCATGTCGGGCGCCAAGAGCTCCACCATGCTCTTCGTCGGCGCCATGCTGATCGCCATCCTGGTGCAGCGCATCCGCAGCGGCCTCGTGATCGGCGCCATCGCCTTCGCTCCGCTCGTCGTGCTGTCGGTCCTCGGCCCGGGCTCCGTGGTCAGCGACGCCATCGCCAGCGTGGTCCAGAAGCTGCCCTTCGATGCCACCTTCACCGGGCGCGCCGATATCTGGGAGCTGGCGCTCGAGAAGATTGCCGAAAGGCCACTGACCGGCTGGGGCTACCAGGCCTACTGGGCGCTGGAGAGCACCCGTTTCGGCCAGGAAGACACGACCCAGTGGGCCGGCCATGCCGCCCATGCCCATAACGGCTATATCGATGCGGCGCTCAACATGGGCCTTCCGGGGCTTGCCCTGACGCTTGTCGTCTTCGTCATCATGCCGCTGCGCAACTATCTCGTGGCCCGCCGCGGCGGCGCCGACCCGGCGCTGCTGCTGATGCTCCTGCAAATCTGGCTCTTCGGCGTCTATCTGTCGGTGATGGAGAGCTTCATGTACCTGCGCTTCCATCCGACCTGGATCACCTTCCTCTTTGCGGTCTTCGGCCTGCATTATCTGGCGAGGCGGCCGCATGTTGCGCCCTGA
- a CDS encoding WecB/TagA/CpsF family glycosyltransferase, whose translation MTGPTTMAPPAIGLGEAFDEAFAAIPTVTVGGLPIAVLDRAATADWMIRAACERRRGRRPLYLTSANGEVIARASSDAELAGLIGMADQIVADGQPLVLASRYRCHTALPERVATTDLFHDVARRAEETGTTFYMLGATADEVEKAVANVRAAYPRLRLVGHCHGFLKGEALDAKIAEIDALAPDILWLAMGVPHEQRFVARFGDRLSQVGMIKTSGGLFNFLSGTNRRAPDWMQRASLEWAFRIWLEPRRLFWRYAVTNPKAIWLMATRSS comes from the coding sequence ATGACCGGTCCCACGACGATGGCTCCGCCGGCGATCGGGCTCGGCGAGGCCTTCGATGAGGCCTTCGCCGCCATCCCGACCGTCACGGTCGGCGGCCTGCCCATCGCCGTCCTCGATCGAGCGGCGACGGCCGACTGGATGATCCGCGCCGCGTGCGAGAGGCGGCGCGGCCGCAGGCCGCTCTACCTCACCTCGGCCAATGGCGAGGTGATCGCCCGCGCCTCGTCCGATGCGGAGCTCGCCGGCCTCATCGGCATGGCCGACCAGATCGTCGCCGACGGACAGCCGCTCGTGCTTGCCTCCCGCTATCGCTGCCACACGGCCCTGCCCGAGCGCGTCGCCACCACCGACCTGTTCCATGACGTCGCCCGCCGGGCGGAGGAGACGGGCACCACCTTCTACATGCTCGGCGCCACGGCCGATGAGGTCGAGAAGGCCGTCGCCAATGTCCGGGCCGCCTATCCGCGCCTGCGGCTGGTCGGCCATTGCCACGGCTTCCTGAAAGGCGAGGCCCTGGACGCCAAGATCGCGGAGATCGACGCCCTGGCGCCCGACATCCTCTGGCTCGCCATGGGCGTGCCGCATGAGCAGCGCTTCGTCGCCCGCTTCGGCGACCGCCTGTCCCAGGTCGGGATGATCAAGACCTCCGGCGGCCTGTTCAATTTCCTCTCCGGCACCAACCGCCGGGCGCCGGACTGGATGCAGCGGGCCTCGCTCGAATGGGCCTTCCGCATCTGGCTGGAGCCGCGCCGCCTGTTCTGGCGCTATGCCGTCACCAACCCGAAGGCCATCTGGCTGATGGCGACGCGGTCATCATGA
- a CDS encoding lipopolysaccharide biosynthesis protein — translation MLIRQTSTYMVAHGTSAILGFLSVILFTRLLSPAEYGIYVVALSVAGIISALLFTWVRLSVLRFESEGEATDIRLTALAAYLVSVLTLPAALVATVWLAHVPLDKALAAILLAAALGLFELGQEILRARLDSTSYMRATVVRAFSALGISYGLVQLGWGGFGLVAGVAGGYLIAAALFSPWVWQGPRKPFDRVTFRTMLGFGIPMAMSGGVFAFHSALDRLLVAYLLGDAAAGVYGAAADLVRQIILFPALSVASAIVPLAIRSLAEDGVEAADAHLTRSGELLLAVVLPAVVGLAIVAPHFAALILGPDFRDTAATLIPILVFAWLFQTISQQFVQVSFHLAKKPSLMVAHGTAILVVNVIAMALLVPRFGLIGAAWSLVIAEAAGVVAGYMLSQKAHPLPLAWRPVVRVVAAVAVMAAPTALLDRALPDGGILTFALTVIVGIVAYGLATFALDIAGIRTALMQRWRPAAQG, via the coding sequence ATGCTGATCCGCCAGACCTCCACCTACATGGTCGCCCATGGCACCTCCGCCATCCTGGGCTTCCTGTCGGTGATCCTCTTCACCCGGCTGCTGTCGCCGGCCGAATACGGCATCTATGTCGTCGCCCTCTCGGTCGCGGGTATCATCTCGGCCCTGCTCTTCACCTGGGTGCGCCTGTCGGTCCTGCGCTTTGAATCGGAAGGGGAGGCGACCGACATCCGCCTCACCGCGCTTGCCGCCTATCTCGTCTCGGTCCTGACCCTGCCGGCGGCTCTTGTCGCCACCGTCTGGCTAGCCCACGTGCCGCTCGACAAGGCGCTGGCCGCGATCCTGCTCGCGGCGGCCCTCGGCCTGTTCGAACTCGGCCAGGAGATCCTCCGCGCCCGGCTCGACTCCACCTCCTACATGCGGGCGACCGTCGTCCGCGCCTTCTCGGCGCTCGGCATTTCCTATGGGCTCGTCCAGCTCGGCTGGGGCGGCTTCGGCCTCGTCGCCGGCGTTGCGGGGGGCTATCTCATCGCCGCCGCCCTGTTTTCCCCCTGGGTCTGGCAGGGGCCGCGCAAGCCCTTCGACCGCGTGACCTTCCGCACCATGCTCGGCTTCGGCATCCCCATGGCCATGTCGGGCGGCGTCTTCGCCTTCCATTCCGCCCTCGACCGGCTGCTGGTCGCCTATCTGCTCGGCGATGCCGCCGCCGGCGTCTATGGCGCCGCGGCCGATCTCGTGCGCCAGATCATCCTCTTCCCGGCGCTGTCCGTTGCCTCCGCCATCGTCCCCCTCGCCATCCGCTCGCTCGCCGAGGACGGCGTCGAGGCGGCTGATGCCCATCTCACCCGCAGCGGCGAACTCCTCCTCGCGGTGGTCTTGCCGGCCGTCGTCGGCCTCGCCATCGTCGCCCCGCATTTCGCCGCCCTGATCCTCGGCCCCGACTTCCGCGACACCGCGGCGACGCTGATCCCGATCCTCGTCTTCGCCTGGCTGTTCCAGACCATCTCGCAGCAATTCGTCCAGGTCAGCTTCCACCTCGCCAAGAAGCCCTCGCTCATGGTCGCCCATGGCACGGCGATCCTGGTGGTCAATGTCATCGCCATGGCGCTGCTGGTGCCGCGCTTCGGGCTCATCGGTGCCGCCTGGTCACTGGTCATCGCCGAGGCAGCGGGCGTCGTCGCCGGCTACATGCTGTCGCAGAAGGCCCATCCGCTGCCGCTTGCCTGGCGGCCGGTGGTGCGGGTGGTCGCGGCCGTGGCGGTCATGGCGGCGCCGACGGCACTGCTCGACCGGGCGCTGCCGGACGGGGGGATCCTCACCTTCGCGTTGACGGTGATCGTCGGCATCGTGGCCTATGGGCTCGCCACCTTCGCGCTCGACATCGCCGGCATCCGCACCGCGCTCATGCAGAGGTGGCGCCCGGCGGCCCAGGGCTGA